A single Agrococcus sp. ARC_14 DNA region contains:
- a CDS encoding glycosyltransferase: MPDVMIVVPTYNEIEGLERTVGRLRQSVPHAELVIIDDGSPDGTGELADRLAKADAGTLVIHRSERGYRSAVIEGMRFAISRGATRVVVTDADGSYDADGLPELLAVSQSGVDLVIGSRFVEGSDVRNMGARRRWAAQIGNAYARAVLSTGVKDLTSSLRVYRTRILESVELDAIQVDAYAFQIAMAVRVAQAGGTIAEVPIGFIERAVGSSKMRVLEELGTLGAVTKWALSGVRALPKPPR, encoded by the coding sequence ATGCCTGACGTCATGATCGTCGTGCCGACCTACAACGAGATCGAGGGTCTTGAGCGCACGGTCGGGCGGCTGCGGCAGTCGGTGCCGCACGCCGAGCTCGTGATCATCGACGACGGCAGCCCCGATGGCACCGGGGAGCTCGCGGATCGGCTCGCGAAGGCCGATGCCGGCACGCTCGTCATCCACCGCAGCGAGCGCGGCTACCGCTCAGCGGTCATCGAGGGCATGCGCTTCGCGATCTCGCGGGGAGCGACGCGGGTGGTCGTCACCGATGCAGACGGCTCCTACGACGCCGACGGCCTGCCAGAGCTGCTGGCCGTCTCGCAGTCGGGGGTCGACCTGGTGATCGGCTCTCGCTTCGTCGAGGGCAGCGACGTGCGCAACATGGGCGCGCGCAGGCGCTGGGCGGCGCAGATCGGCAACGCCTACGCCCGAGCGGTGCTCTCGACCGGTGTGAAGGACCTCACGAGCAGCCTGCGCGTCTACCGCACGCGCATCCTCGAATCCGTCGAGCTCGACGCCATCCAGGTCGACGCCTATGCCTTCCAGATCGCCATGGCCGTGCGCGTCGCCCAGGCGGGCGGCACGATCGCCGAGGTGCCGATCGGCTTCATCGAGCGTGCTGTCGGCAGCTCGAAGATGCGGGTGCTGGAGGAGCTCGGCACGCTCGGTGCCGTCACGAAGTGGGCGCTCTCAGGCGTGCGCGCGCTGCCGAAGCCCCCGCGCTGA
- a CDS encoding glycerophosphodiester phosphodiesterase family protein — MSSFLTPAAPRVLAHRGLSIGAPENTMMAFIAAVDVGATFLETDAHATADGVAVLAHDPGLDRVAGRDVVIEQTLWKDLAEIDLGQGERVPGLREALLALPDAKWNIDLKSDASVVPTVRAVVEAKAVDRVLLTSFSERRRRQAERLLPEVATSASQAIVLRALAAQRLGLRGQLARILAPVVALQVPRRAKGIEIISERSVAAFQRAGVEVHVWTINDPAEMSELLAMGVDGIVTDRCDLALPLIA, encoded by the coding sequence GTGAGCTCCTTCCTCACCCCGGCCGCACCTCGGGTGCTCGCGCATCGCGGGCTCTCGATCGGTGCGCCCGAGAACACGATGATGGCGTTCATCGCCGCGGTCGACGTGGGGGCGACGTTCCTCGAGACGGACGCCCACGCGACGGCCGACGGCGTCGCCGTGCTCGCGCACGACCCCGGGCTCGACCGGGTCGCGGGCCGCGACGTCGTCATCGAGCAGACGCTCTGGAAGGATCTCGCCGAGATCGACCTGGGGCAGGGCGAGCGCGTGCCCGGGCTCAGGGAGGCGCTGCTGGCGCTCCCCGACGCGAAGTGGAACATCGACCTGAAGTCGGATGCGTCGGTGGTGCCGACGGTGCGCGCGGTGGTCGAGGCCAAGGCCGTCGACCGCGTGCTGCTGACCTCGTTCTCGGAGCGCCGGCGGCGACAGGCCGAGCGGCTCCTGCCTGAGGTCGCCACGAGCGCCTCGCAGGCGATCGTGCTGCGGGCGCTCGCGGCGCAGCGGCTCGGGCTGCGCGGTCAGCTCGCGCGGATCCTGGCGCCCGTCGTCGCGCTGCAGGTGCCGCGACGGGCGAAGGGGATCGAGATCATCAGCGAGCGCAGCGTCGCGGCCTTCCAACGTGCCGGCGTCGAGGTGCACGTGTGGACGATCAACGATCCTGCCGAGATGAGCGAGCTGCTCGCGATGGGCGTCGACGGCATCGTCACCGACCGCTGCGATCTGGCGCTGCCGCTGATCGCCTGA
- the lnt gene encoding apolipoprotein N-acyltransferase yields MSVRSNPLSGAGVRPRATRTRAGQPLPTAFAWAAAIAGGAIMPFAFQPFDWWPLIVPAVALSLLSLRGRRLGTAFGLGFVTGFLFFLLHIQWITVYLGPVPLVALTAWMAVWWGLGGMLLALAWRWGEARLPGAVGSFLAVPLLLAGLWTLRESLASTVPWGGFAWGRLAHSQASSPLADTTSWVGLTGLTFLLAAAAALVVQLVLHHRTMLRRRLTIGAVALIVLVAIPAFPVAQTGSLRVGAVQGDSEAGLLAPYTPGEILQQHVDATRELSGEELDLLVWPENAAEFYADETAATMAALDRVATEFDAPLIVGTVTREGDDTYNSLLQIEPGEGAVAEYRKRHPVPFAEYLPQREFFAPILDALGFLELIPRDFSIDPTSDNAFDVAGTIAGVAICFDIIDDYQAREMVLEHGAEIILAPTNNADFGEGSAENVQQLAIAQLRAVEAGRAVVNISTVGTSAMISPDGTMLDRLPQYAPGAMLEALPLSTTVTPGIRLGAWIDWALCIGSALALAGLGAATALQRRRADA; encoded by the coding sequence GGCGGCGCGATCATGCCGTTCGCGTTCCAGCCATTCGACTGGTGGCCGCTCATCGTGCCCGCTGTCGCGCTCTCGCTGCTCTCGCTGCGCGGGCGGCGGCTCGGCACCGCATTCGGGCTCGGCTTCGTCACCGGCTTCCTCTTCTTCCTGCTCCACATCCAGTGGATCACCGTCTACCTCGGCCCCGTGCCGCTCGTCGCGCTCACCGCGTGGATGGCCGTCTGGTGGGGGCTCGGCGGCATGCTGCTGGCGCTCGCCTGGCGCTGGGGGGAGGCACGGCTGCCGGGAGCCGTCGGCTCCTTCCTCGCCGTGCCGCTGCTGCTCGCCGGGCTCTGGACGCTGCGCGAGTCGCTCGCATCGACGGTGCCGTGGGGCGGCTTCGCCTGGGGCAGGCTCGCGCACTCGCAAGCATCCAGCCCGCTCGCAGACACCACCAGCTGGGTCGGCCTCACGGGGCTGACCTTCCTGCTCGCCGCAGCCGCCGCGCTCGTGGTGCAGCTGGTGCTGCACCACCGCACCATGCTGCGCCGCCGGCTCACGATCGGAGCGGTCGCGCTCATCGTGCTCGTCGCGATCCCGGCGTTCCCGGTCGCGCAGACCGGGAGCCTGCGCGTGGGCGCCGTGCAGGGCGACAGCGAGGCTGGCCTGCTCGCGCCCTACACGCCGGGGGAGATCCTGCAGCAGCACGTCGACGCGACGCGCGAGCTCTCGGGCGAGGAGCTCGACCTGCTCGTGTGGCCCGAGAACGCCGCAGAGTTCTACGCCGACGAGACTGCCGCCACGATGGCGGCACTCGACCGCGTGGCGACCGAGTTCGACGCGCCGCTCATCGTCGGCACCGTCACCCGCGAGGGCGACGACACCTACAACTCGCTGCTGCAGATCGAGCCGGGCGAGGGCGCCGTCGCCGAGTATCGCAAGCGGCACCCCGTGCCCTTCGCCGAGTACCTGCCGCAGCGCGAGTTCTTCGCACCCATCCTCGACGCGCTCGGCTTCCTCGAGCTCATCCCGCGCGACTTCTCCATCGACCCGACGAGCGACAACGCCTTCGACGTGGCCGGCACGATCGCCGGTGTCGCGATCTGCTTCGACATCATCGATGACTACCAGGCGCGTGAGATGGTGCTCGAGCACGGTGCCGAGATCATCCTGGCGCCCACGAACAACGCCGACTTCGGCGAGGGCTCGGCCGAGAACGTGCAGCAGCTCGCCATCGCGCAGCTGCGCGCGGTCGAGGCGGGCCGTGCGGTCGTCAACATCTCCACGGTGGGCACGAGCGCCATGATCTCGCCCGACGGCACCATGCTCGACCGCCTGCCGCAGTACGCTCCTGGAGCGATGCTCGAAGCGCTGCCGCTGTCGACGACCGTCACACCCGGCATCCGTCTGGGAGCATGGATCGATTGGGCGCTGTGCATCGGCAGTGCTCTCGCGCTGGCCGGCCTCGGAGCCGCCACCGCACTGCAGCGGAGGAGAGCGGATGCCTGA